The Williamsoniiplasma somnilux genome includes a window with the following:
- a CDS encoding deoxyribonuclease IV produces MKKYPILGSHVGVNKNNNYLIGAAEQAINDGGNTFMIYTGPPQNTLRKNVDEFNLSEMKEILIKNNIDIKDLVVHAPYLINISNPVNEQTWKFGVDFLQQEIERCEKIGINILVLHPGSFTKGTSKDGIEKLIQGLNIVLKKQGNVKIAIETMSGKGTEVGTTIEELSYVLSKVENKERIGICIDTCHMNDAGYNLKDWAEIKNAIKNSIGLEKILVFHINDSKNPINSHKDRHENIGYGTIGFDVLNNIVWDEDFKEIPKILETPYIGDHSPYKQEIKNFREQLFDNKLEILREK; encoded by the coding sequence ATGAAAAAATATCCTATATTAGGTAGCCATGTTGGTGTTAATAAAAACAATAACTATTTAATTGGTGCTGCTGAACAAGCAATTAATGACGGTGGAAATACTTTTATGATTTATACAGGACCACCACAAAACACTTTAAGAAAAAATGTTGATGAATTTAATCTTTCAGAGATGAAAGAAATATTAATCAAAAACAATATTGATATTAAGGATTTAGTAGTTCATGCACCTTATTTAATAAATATTTCCAATCCCGTTAACGAACAAACTTGAAAATTTGGAGTAGATTTTTTACAACAAGAAATTGAAAGATGCGAAAAAATAGGAATTAATATTTTAGTCTTGCACCCCGGTTCTTTTACCAAAGGCACAAGCAAAGATGGAATAGAAAAATTAATACAAGGTTTAAACATAGTTTTAAAAAAACAAGGTAATGTAAAAATAGCAATTGAAACCATGAGTGGTAAAGGTACAGAGGTTGGCACAACAATTGAAGAGCTAAGTTATGTTTTATCTAAGGTTGAAAATAAAGAACGTATTGGAATTTGCATAGACACATGTCACATGAATGATGCTGGCTATAATTTAAAAGACTGAGCAGAAATAAAAAATGCCATCAAAAACTCTATTGGGTTAGAAAAAATTTTAGTTTTTCATATAAATGATTCTAAAAATCCAATTAATTCACATAAGGATAGACACGAGAATATAGGATACGGAACAATTGGTTTTGATGTTTTAAACAACATCGTTTGAGATGAAGACTTTAAAGAAATACCAAAAATATTAGAAACTCCATATATTGGAGATCACTCACCGTATAAACAAGAAATAAAGAATTTTAGAGAACAATTATTTGATAATAAACTAGAAATATTAAGAGAAAAATAA
- a CDS encoding lipoprotein: MKKLLGLIGSISLIATTSFTVVSCGVDKKIDRNFKDFTKLIYDWTYIRSYANFYEKDLGENKVSGNKIAVILASFYNNYKEVYDLFEKNKITGTLYSQNAKGDFDIAKIEDLKKDKTQTLYLSIKSNEKEVVEKLPINYISVTKAVVSTEKNDNYENSKFYDLWEAKSPKKIQDDLNLIKGKYEQLVKIGEKKPKDVILNSSLIDNLIKDEFLPAIRYIKIQIGEELDYDNIVKNKEKPKYIDKEMKEFYEKNLEEFGTIKSDILNQIIYNQESAFNLGNNIEVGFKEISEKQTERKN, from the coding sequence ATGAAAAAGTTATTAGGATTAATAGGTTCAATTTCGTTAATAGCCACTACCAGTTTTACTGTTGTTTCATGTGGTGTAGACAAAAAGATAGATAGAAATTTCAAAGATTTTACTAAATTAATTTATGATTGAACTTATATTAGAAGTTATGCTAACTTTTATGAAAAAGATCTAGGAGAAAACAAAGTTTCCGGAAATAAAATAGCGGTTATTTTAGCTTCTTTTTACAACAATTATAAAGAAGTTTATGATTTATTTGAAAAAAACAAAATAACAGGAACACTATATTCGCAAAACGCTAAAGGTGATTTTGATATCGCGAAAATTGAAGACCTTAAAAAAGATAAAACTCAAACTCTTTATTTATCTATAAAGTCTAATGAAAAAGAAGTTGTTGAAAAATTGCCAATAAATTACATTTCGGTTACAAAAGCTGTTGTATCAACTGAAAAAAATGACAATTATGAAAATAGTAAATTTTATGATTTGTGAGAAGCAAAAAGTCCTAAAAAAATTCAAGATGATTTAAATTTAATCAAGGGTAAATACGAACAGTTAGTAAAAATTGGAGAAAAAAAACCAAAAGATGTGATTCTTAATTCATCATTAATTGACAATCTTATTAAAGATGAATTTTTACCAGCAATTAGATATATTAAAATTCAGATTGGCGAAGAATTAGATTATGATAACATAGTAAAGAATAAGGAAAAACCTAAATATATCGATAAAGAAATGAAAGAATTTTACGAAAAAAATCTTGAGGAATTTGGAACAATAAAATCTGATATTTTAAATCAAATAATTTATAACCAAGAATCAGCATTTAATTTAGGAAATAATATAGAAGTTGGTTTTAAAGAAATAAGTGAAAAACAAACAGAAAGAAAAAATTAA
- the nusB gene encoding transcription antitermination factor NusB, with translation MENNKMGVTKKRKILVQLFYRYLLMNNDNSYIIQDLLDETQLKNEEKINDEMMENIKVILKEKEDLIDEIAFKLSDDWNWDRIPFLIQAILLVGIFEIKYTQTPKAVTINEMINISKEFEPDFNYQFINAILDKIIKF, from the coding sequence ATGGAAAATAATAAAATGGGAGTCACCAAAAAAAGAAAAATTCTTGTGCAATTATTTTATCGTTATCTTTTAATGAATAATGATAATTCTTACATTATTCAAGATTTACTCGACGAAACCCAATTAAAAAATGAAGAAAAAATTAATGATGAAATGATGGAAAATATTAAAGTAATCCTCAAAGAAAAAGAAGATTTAATTGATGAAATAGCATTTAAATTGAGTGATGATTGAAATTGAGATCGTATCCCATTTTTGATTCAAGCAATATTGTTGGTGGGTATTTTTGAAATAAAATATACCCAAACCCCTAAAGCAGTTACAATAAATGAAATGATTAATATTTCAAAAGAATTTGAACCAGATTTTAACTACCAATTTATTAATGCAATATTAGACAAAATTATTAAATTTTAA
- the xseA gene encoding exodeoxyribonuclease VII large subunit: protein MESFIFTVQEINTLLKKSIENEEYFKNIYVIGELSNLTLNKSGHIYFSIKDEKAAISCMIWKDNGNKLINLNPKEGMKITCSGRITYYVPTGKINFEVRDVKLEGKGELQEIFDQRKNELEKAGWFDRSLKKPIPRFPKNIGIVTAPTGAAIRDIVTTIKRRYPLVNIFLFPSQVQGEQAQFDISKKIKQADSFVTKLDLLIVGRGGGSYEDLWSFNEMPVLQAIKDANIPIISAVGHEPDTTLADYVADFRAATPTAAGEISTPDILELKRELSYYYSQYKKELQKIYEYNQKQINTNQEKILNTTFNHIKLETTKLESLKEHFIKQIKNFYLFEQNNLKTYFEKFELLNPKKPLEKGYALLKNKNGQIINSNNDFKLNDEIEIVLKKLLITSEIKDIKENK from the coding sequence ATGGAAAGTTTTATTTTTACTGTTCAAGAAATAAATACCCTACTCAAAAAATCTATTGAAAATGAAGAATATTTTAAAAATATATATGTAATTGGAGAACTTAGCAATTTAACGCTGAATAAATCCGGTCATATATATTTTTCAATTAAAGACGAAAAAGCAGCAATAAGCTGCATGATTTGAAAAGATAATGGAAATAAACTTATAAATTTAAATCCTAAAGAGGGTATGAAAATAACTTGTTCTGGAAGGATAACATATTACGTTCCAACAGGAAAAATAAATTTTGAAGTAAGAGATGTTAAACTTGAAGGAAAAGGTGAGTTACAAGAAATTTTTGATCAACGTAAAAATGAACTTGAAAAAGCAGGTTGATTTGATAGATCACTTAAAAAGCCTATTCCAAGATTCCCTAAAAACATCGGAATAGTAACAGCTCCAACAGGGGCTGCGATAAGAGATATAGTTACAACAATTAAACGTAGATATCCACTTGTAAACATTTTTTTATTTCCTAGTCAAGTCCAGGGTGAACAAGCTCAATTTGATATTTCCAAAAAAATCAAGCAAGCAGATAGTTTTGTAACGAAACTGGATTTATTAATTGTTGGTAGAGGTGGAGGAAGTTATGAAGATTTGTGATCTTTTAATGAAATGCCCGTTTTACAAGCCATTAAAGATGCGAATATTCCAATAATATCAGCAGTAGGCCACGAACCTGATACAACATTAGCTGATTATGTTGCTGACTTCAGAGCCGCTACTCCAACGGCTGCCGGAGAAATATCTACACCAGATATTCTTGAGTTAAAAAGAGAACTTTCTTATTACTATTCGCAATATAAAAAAGAATTACAAAAGATTTATGAATATAATCAAAAACAAATAAATACTAATCAAGAAAAAATTCTTAATACAACTTTTAATCATATAAAGTTAGAAACAACAAAATTAGAGTCACTTAAGGAACATTTCATAAAGCAAATAAAAAACTTTTATTTATTTGAACAAAATAATTTAAAAACTTATTTTGAAAAATTTGAATTGCTTAATCCTAAAAAACCATTAGAAAAAGGTTATGCATTACTAAAAAATAAAAATGGTCAAATAATAAATTCTAACAATGATTTTAAACTTAATGATGAAATAGAAATAGTCTTAAAAAAATTATTAATAACTTCAGAAATTAAAGATATAAAGGAGAATAAATAA
- the xseB gene encoding exodeoxyribonuclease VII small subunit, with product MLNSEKNYDQLIKEIKEELIKLNSENVSMQEAIELFEEGMQKITLAKNQLENYKGKINKILEDNSVQEFE from the coding sequence ATGTTAAATTCAGAAAAAAATTACGATCAATTAATTAAAGAAATAAAAGAAGAGTTAATAAAATTAAATTCAGAAAATGTATCAATGCAAGAAGCAATTGAACTTTTTGAAGAGGGTATGCAAAAAATAACTTTAGCTAAAAACCAATTAGAAAATTATAAAGGCAAAATTAACAAAATTTTAGAAGATAATTCTGTTCAAGAATTTGAATAA
- the dinB gene encoding DNA polymerase IV, translating to MQTSIKKEKIIFHIDMDAFFASCTQAKYKQLRNKPIAIAYNNKHSIIVAASYESRKYGIKSAMNLVEAKKKCPNLIVVEPEHSLYIETSKKIWELIGEKFSKKIEVASIDECYLDVSDLININKSVKTIALEIQHEIYSKFKLTCSIGISWNKFLAKMGTDLQKPSGITILTPQNFKEKIWNLNIGKMIGVGNVTGASLIKNDINTIGELAQISDAKIYEILGRNGLILKQKANGIDDSVVSVQNNENKSISNEVTLNRPTNNLEELEAIVKQITEHIFLRINIRNLLVKTVFVHVRYVWKNKNNETFNITKHHLGRSKQITLENYENNFEILYASILECFYYLQNPEKDISLIGVGFTNLINVMQYNKQISFEDDPEKLNLTKPKVLEIIRDMNKKSKNLIITADKLQTSNPIQKKFIDKNIDKKISNKKK from the coding sequence ATGCAAACATCGATTAAAAAAGAAAAAATAATTTTTCACATTGACATGGATGCTTTTTTTGCTTCATGCACACAAGCTAAATATAAACAGTTGAGAAATAAACCAATTGCTATTGCATATAATAATAAGCATTCAATTATTGTTGCAGCTTCATATGAATCTCGTAAATACGGAATAAAATCAGCTATGAATTTAGTTGAAGCTAAAAAGAAATGCCCTAATTTAATTGTTGTTGAGCCTGAGCATTCACTATATATTGAAACTTCTAAAAAAATATGAGAACTTATTGGTGAAAAATTTTCAAAGAAAATAGAAGTAGCCTCTATTGATGAGTGTTATTTAGATGTTAGTGATTTAATAAATATAAATAAATCCGTAAAAACTATCGCTTTGGAAATTCAACACGAAATATATTCTAAATTTAAATTAACATGTTCAATTGGTATTAGTTGAAATAAGTTTTTAGCGAAAATGGGTACTGATTTACAAAAACCCAGTGGAATAACAATTTTAACACCGCAGAACTTCAAAGAAAAAATATGAAATTTAAATATTGGTAAAATGATAGGTGTTGGAAATGTAACTGGCGCATCTTTAATAAAAAATGATATAAATACCATTGGTGAATTAGCGCAAATATCAGATGCAAAGATATATGAGATTTTAGGTCGTAATGGGCTCATTTTAAAGCAAAAGGCTAATGGAATCGATGATAGCGTAGTTAGTGTTCAAAATAATGAAAATAAAAGCATTTCTAACGAAGTCACCCTTAATAGACCGACAAATAACCTTGAAGAATTAGAAGCCATTGTTAAACAAATAACCGAACATATTTTTTTAAGAATTAACATAAGAAATCTTTTAGTGAAAACGGTTTTTGTTCATGTTAGATATGTTTGAAAAAACAAAAATAACGAAACATTCAATATCACCAAGCATCATTTAGGACGTTCGAAACAAATAACGTTAGAGAATTATGAAAATAATTTTGAAATATTATATGCAAGCATTTTAGAATGTTTTTATTATTTACAAAATCCTGAAAAAGATATCTCTTTAATCGGAGTTGGATTTACAAATTTAATAAATGTAATGCAGTATAATAAACAAATATCTTTTGAAGATGATCCTGAAAAGTTGAATTTAACCAAACCTAAAGTTCTTGAAATTATTAGAGATATGAACAAAAAAAGTAAAAATTTAATAATAACAGCAGATAAATTACAAACAAGCAATCCAATCCAAAAAAAATTCATTGATAAAAATATTGATAAAAAAATATCTAACAAAAAGAAATAA
- the coaE gene encoding dephospho-CoA kinase (Dephospho-CoA kinase (CoaE) performs the final step in coenzyme A biosynthesis.), whose translation MILGIFGLIGAGKSAATKYLGENYDFEILDLDKISKIVMNQDDSKTFVRNYIPEAYVIETQSIDNSKLREILFSDFKRNKYLSKYIWPKVSDLTNEIILSIPKERNILLESALLPLLDLKVDKMIYIASNNLQKNIARVINRDGRSLKETTSVINIQKRLNKNADYDIVIINDKTIENLHVKLDLYMNKLGINKKK comes from the coding sequence ATGATATTAGGAATTTTTGGTTTAATTGGAGCAGGAAAATCAGCAGCAACAAAATATCTTGGCGAAAACTATGATTTTGAAATTTTAGATTTAGATAAAATTTCAAAAATAGTTATGAATCAAGATGACTCCAAAACTTTTGTTAGAAACTATATTCCCGAAGCTTATGTAATAGAAACACAAAGTATTGATAATAGTAAATTAAGAGAAATTTTGTTTTCAGATTTCAAAAGAAATAAATATTTATCAAAATATATATGACCTAAGGTATCTGATTTAACTAATGAAATCATTTTATCCATACCTAAAGAAAGAAACATTTTACTTGAATCTGCATTGCTACCATTACTTGATTTAAAAGTTGATAAGATGATTTATATTGCCTCTAATAATTTACAAAAAAATATTGCTCGTGTAATTAATAGAGATGGAAGAAGTTTGAAAGAAACTACTTCAGTAATTAATATACAAAAACGTTTAAACAAAAATGCTGATTATGATATTGTAATAATTAACGATAAAACAATCGAAAATTTACATGTTAAATTAGATTTATATATGAATAAATTAGGAATTAACAAAAAGAAGTAA
- the holA gene encoding DNA polymerase III subunit delta yields the protein MHFIYSSDLFLLKKHLDKIIKNISKDKKCEIIEHSFIEDSLQDIKNTLITFSMFEDFKIIILKESWFVNESKVQLHKDFNNETLISMLSKIAPNTEVIFTLNSDKFSKKLKIANFIKYNFEIYKIEKLSEQTTFNYINEFFKRNNKIIENETISYIVNNLPNDMQVISNELNKFINIPENEITLKIVAENLNKYFDVDIFELSNHFINNDLTGFLNKFKDFSIINNDLTGFLSLLNTNLSFTRNLIILKNQGVSDQEIAKKLNTTPYRIKMTLKFIKADINNLNDKIILLYNLNKKMMQGKSDNKIIPEYEFLKVMKG from the coding sequence ATGCACTTCATTTATTCTTCAGATTTGTTTTTGTTAAAAAAACATTTAGATAAAATAATCAAAAATATTAGCAAAGATAAAAAATGCGAAATAATTGAACATTCATTCATTGAGGATTCTCTTCAAGATATCAAAAACACTTTAATAACTTTTTCTATGTTTGAAGATTTTAAAATTATTATTTTAAAGGAATCTTGATTTGTCAATGAAAGCAAAGTTCAATTACACAAGGATTTTAACAATGAAACACTAATCTCAATGTTGTCTAAAATTGCTCCAAATACAGAGGTAATTTTTACATTAAATAGTGATAAATTTTCTAAAAAATTGAAAATAGCTAATTTCATTAAATATAATTTTGAAATTTACAAAATTGAAAAATTATCAGAACAAACTACATTTAATTACATTAATGAATTTTTTAAAAGAAATAATAAAATAATTGAAAATGAGACAATTTCTTATATTGTTAATAATTTACCAAATGATATGCAAGTAATCTCTAATGAATTAAATAAATTTATTAACATTCCTGAAAATGAAATCACATTAAAAATAGTTGCTGAGAATTTGAACAAATATTTTGATGTAGATATTTTTGAATTAAGCAATCATTTTATCAATAACGATTTAACAGGATTTTTAAATAAATTTAAAGACTTTTCGATAATAAATAACGATTTGACAGGATTTCTTTCTTTACTTAACACAAATTTATCTTTTACAAGAAACTTAATAATTCTCAAAAATCAAGGAGTAAGCGATCAAGAAATAGCTAAAAAATTAAATACCACACCTTATCGTATAAAAATGACATTAAAATTTATTAAAGCCGATATTAACAATTTAAATGATAAAATTATATTATTATATAACCTTAACAAAAAAATGATGCAAGGCAAATCTGACAATAAGATTATTCCTGAATATGAATTTTTAAAGGTAATGAAGGGGTAA
- the rpsT gene encoding 30S ribosomal protein S20, translating to MANIKSQKKRVLTNEKSRLANKSLKSEVKTAIKKALVAKSENATNKDELVLAAIKLVDKGVSKGIFKANKAAREKSRLMSA from the coding sequence ATGGCAAATATCAAATCACAAAAAAAACGTGTGTTAACTAATGAAAAATCAAGATTAGCTAATAAATCATTAAAATCAGAAGTTAAAACAGCGATCAAAAAAGCTTTAGTTGCTAAATCAGAAAATGCAACTAACAAAGATGAATTAGTTTTAGCTGCAATTAAATTAGTTGATAAAGGTGTTTCAAAAGGGATTTTTAAAGCTAACAAAGCTGCTCGTGAAAAATCACGTTTAATGAGTGCTTAA
- a CDS encoding ComEC/Rec2 family competence protein translates to MKSGDYLNNVEVTAIKSTNSYLIVKYNNTYFYLNIFNNTHIVGQKFNISGTIGAIDSKQNFFNFDFQNYLWTQNIHQQVIDYKIDAIETNNIIFLFNKYIVKKFNNELIQKFIFHNYLPGDLKNTFNSLGISYLLNLSGLNIFLISVFLNKTIFRFKKNIYLKMVIDVFLFFYLFLLKFPLIITRVFFGIYINNFGYLKKIKISKITKNCIIIVLLVFVQPLFFLNITFIFLLVTLIFFDSKNNNSNWKFILINLLKATMIFIPLQIYYDWKWHVFDEFFQLLISPFVFVCYFLTFLFWWLPNVETFFIFLKNVLINYVHLFSYIDICWNIGHLSPFLIFLYYLFLYALLKYKKYLILRIAIFCSFTIFILFLNRLFLPEEILTMVNVGNGQSIIYINKVKHVTILFDVGNGQGFGKTNAADLLRYWGINDIDYVFISHNHEDHYNGINKIKEEFHVKNIIKRENTQSEWNINGLILKTFKLTKQKDENDNSRLIILMTGKSNIFISGDLTKVGEQQFINDTNFQKLIKSLNIDLMIIGHHGSKTSSSDDWIKLINPLYAFISGTDHNNLHFPNSETLETLKNNNIQYWISQNIHNWTLDLQTKSIFDLK, encoded by the coding sequence ATGAAATCAGGAGATTATTTAAATAATGTTGAAGTAACTGCAATTAAAAGTACAAATAGTTATTTAATTGTTAAATATAACAATACTTATTTTTATTTAAATATTTTCAACAATACTCACATTGTTGGTCAAAAATTTAACATATCAGGAACTATTGGAGCAATAGATTCAAAACAAAATTTCTTTAATTTTGATTTTCAAAATTATTTGTGAACTCAAAATATTCATCAACAAGTCATTGATTATAAAATCGATGCCATAGAAACGAATAACATTATATTTTTATTTAATAAATATATTGTCAAAAAATTTAATAATGAATTAATTCAAAAATTTATTTTTCACAATTATTTACCAGGTGATTTAAAAAATACTTTTAATAGTTTAGGTATAAGTTATTTATTAAATTTAAGTGGTTTAAATATATTCTTAATTTCTGTTTTTTTAAATAAAACAATTTTTAGATTTAAAAAAAATATTTATTTAAAAATGGTAATTGATGTTTTCTTATTTTTTTATCTTTTTTTATTAAAGTTTCCATTAATTATAACAAGAGTATTTTTTGGCATTTATATTAATAATTTTGGCTATTTAAAAAAAATAAAAATATCTAAAATAACTAAAAATTGTATCATTATTGTTTTATTGGTTTTTGTTCAACCATTATTTTTTTTAAATATAACTTTTATCTTTTTGTTAGTAACTTTAATATTTTTTGATAGTAAAAATAATAATAGTAACTGAAAATTTATTTTGATCAATCTTTTAAAAGCAACAATGATTTTTATACCTTTACAAATTTATTATGATTGAAAGTGACATGTTTTTGATGAGTTTTTCCAATTGCTTATAAGTCCTTTTGTTTTTGTTTGCTATTTTTTGACATTTTTATTTTGATGATTACCTAATGTTGAAACTTTTTTTATATTTTTGAAAAATGTTTTAATTAATTATGTTCATTTGTTTAGTTATATTGATATTTGCTGAAATATTGGGCACCTTAGTCCGTTTTTGATATTTTTATATTATTTATTTTTATATGCTTTATTAAAATATAAAAAATATTTAATTTTAAGAATTGCTATTTTTTGTAGCTTTACAATTTTTATATTATTTTTAAATAGATTATTTCTTCCCGAAGAAATATTAACTATGGTCAATGTTGGTAATGGACAATCGATAATTTATATAAATAAGGTTAAACATGTTACTATTTTGTTCGATGTTGGTAATGGACAAGGCTTTGGTAAAACTAATGCAGCTGACTTGTTAAGGTATTGAGGAATAAATGACATTGATTATGTCTTTATATCTCATAATCATGAAGACCATTATAATGGAATAAATAAAATTAAAGAAGAGTTCCATGTGAAGAATATAATAAAACGCGAAAATACGCAAAGCGAATGAAATATTAATGGATTAATTTTAAAAACTTTTAAATTAACAAAACAAAAAGATGAGAATGATAACTCTAGATTGATAATATTGATGACAGGTAAGAGCAACATTTTTATTAGCGGTGATTTAACTAAGGTGGGAGAACAACAATTTATCAATGATACAAACTTTCAAAAATTAATTAAATCTTTGAATATTGATTTAATGATTATTGGACATCACGGTTCAAAAACTTCTTCTAGCGATGATTGAATTAAGTTAATTAATCCGCTTTATGCTTTTATAAGCGGAACAGATCATAACAATTTACATTTTCCAAATTCTGAAACTTTAGAAACATTAAAAAACAATAATATTCAGTATTGAATAAGCCAAAACATTCACAATTGAACTTTGGATTTACAAACAAAATCGATTTTTGATCTAAAATAA